In the genome of Rhopalosiphum padi isolate XX-2018 chromosome 1, ASM2088224v1, whole genome shotgun sequence, the window gtcccagatttcttaaaatttattctgGCTACTCtaatttattaagattatatGTTATCATCAGTAAAAAAtcttgcatttaaaaaaaatgacactcatttttcaataaaaaaaaatattttaattttataacaactttttttttatatgttaaaattatgttgATCCAACAAAAGTAAGTTATATTTGAGAATATTACTTGTGTATATTTTtgctattctaaaaataaaattgattaattacatgtgaatttaaaatttaaattgacctaatgcatatattacatgtatattaataattaattactttgatacaattttcatcaattatatttaatttcaaagtaATTGTGACCATTGAATTTgtctatattattgtgtttcattaattttctatataaacCTTCTATTTTTAcctacaataatgtattatttattatcaaacacaataaattaccaattcgatttaaaatacctatttgaatatacttagttgttattatttagtttattaaacacAGTTGAATTAACATTACTAGTACAAGCACCTTACtttacttaaatacattttaacttatttatatatatttaccaacaggttatattatataatgaagttgatttttaaatcattggGTACATTACCCATACGTCGATTTCTATCAACTGTACCAAAACCATTAAATCCAGTACAAGAAGCTGCCCTCGAAGAACGCTGTATTCTTGTTGATCAACATGACCAAGAGTGTGGCTTTGCCAGTAAACGAGACTGTCACAGACTAGTAAATGGGAACCTTCCTTTACACCGTGCGTTCAGTGTGTTTTTATTCAACACCAAGGATGAACTACTATTACAACAGCGTTCATCAACCAAGATTACATTCCCTGATCATTATACAAATTCTTGCTGCAGTCATCCACTGTATGAGATTGAACATGAGCGCAAAGACTTAGAAGGTGCTAAAGCTGCTGCTTGTCGCAGACTTGTGTTTGAATTAGGAATTCCTTCAAGCCAGTGTCAACCTAAAGACTTGCAATATATAACTAgaataaggtaataaaaatgaaatcaatTTATTCAAAAGTTGATGCTTAACTTGAtgtattatttaggtacatgtCTGAGGGAGATGGAACGTGGGGTGAACAtgaaattgattatatatttattttgcataaagaTGTTTCTTTGGATCCCAATCCTGATGAAGTGAGTACTGCCTTATATATTCCcaaatcaaaaatgaataaattcttAAAGAATTTAAATCATCCAATTACACCATGGTTTAATCTAATTGTACAAAACGAATTGACTAACTGGTGGGACAATTTAAGATCTCTGGAGAAAGTCatgaatcataaaaaaattattagttattaattatttttctattgtgggaaatattaattaagattgggactatattaacattgttattaatttaattata includes:
- the LOC132931804 gene encoding isopentenyl-diphosphate Delta-isomerase 1, which produces MKLIFKSLGTLPIRRFLSTVPKPLNPVQEAALEERCILVDQHDQECGFASKRDCHRLVNGNLPLHRAFSVFLFNTKDELLLQQRSSTKITFPDHYTNSCCSHPLYEIEHERKDLEGAKAAACRRLVFELGIPSSQCQPKDLQYITRIRYMSEGDGTWGEHEIDYIFILHKDVSLDPNPDEVSTALYIPKSKMNKFLKNLNHPITPWFNLIVQNELTNWWDNLRSLEKVMNHKKIISY